The following proteins come from a genomic window of Ictidomys tridecemlineatus isolate mIctTri1 chromosome 9, mIctTri1.hap1, whole genome shotgun sequence:
- the Tlr6 gene encoding toll-like receptor 6: MTPDKEPVVTNLCFVCIVILIVGIIVQVSGENELRVDMSKIGLTHVPKDLSPSTEVLDISQNYISELQISDFSFLSGLKVLRLYHNRIQRLDFSVFKFNRYLEYLDLSHNQLQKLSCYPVVGVKHLDLSFNDFDALPICTEFGNLTQLNFLGLTAAKFQPLDLLPIAHLHLNYILLDLGGYYVKENEAESLQILNTKSLHFVFHPESLFSVQVNISVNTLGCLQLTNIKLNDENCQVLINFLLELTRGPTLLNFTLNHMETTWKCLVRVFQFLWPKPVEYLNIYNLTIVESINEEDFAYSETTLKALKIEHIKNQVFIFSQTALYTVFSEMNIMMLTISDTPFIHMLCPQAPSTFKFLNFTQNVFTDSVFQNCSTLVQLETLILQKNGLKNLCKVSLMTKNMPSLEFLDVSLNSLESHRLEENCTWIESIVVLNLSSNILTDSVFSCLPPKVKVLDLHNNRIMNIPKDVTHLEALQELNIAFNSLADLPGCGTFSSLSVLIIDHNSISHPSADFFHSCQKMKSIQAGSNPFQCTCELRDFIQHIGQLPSEVVEGWPDAYKCDYPESYKGTPLKDFHVSPLSCNTGLLIATIGVMVLVLAGSVTFLCLYLDLPWYLRMVCQWAQTRHRTRNIPLEELQRNLQFHAFISYSEHDSAWVKNELVPCLEKEDIRICLHERNFVPGKSIVENIINCIEKSYKSIFVLSPNFVQSEWCHYELYFAHHNLFHEGSDNLLLILLEPIPPNSIPNKYHKLRALMTQRTYLEWPVEKSKQGLFWANIRAAFNMNLTLVNENNDVKT; encoded by the coding sequence ATGACCCCAGACAAAGAGCCTGTTGTCACaaacctttgttttgtttgtatcgTGATCTTAATAGTCGGAATCATAGTCCAGGTCTCTGGTGAAAATGAACTTAGAGTAGACATGTCAAAAATAGGCCTGACGCATGTTCCGAAAGACCTGTCACCAAGCACTGAAGTCTTAGACATATCTCAAAACTACATATCTGAGCTTCAGATCTCTGACTTCAGCTTCTTGTCGGGGCTGAAAGTTTTGCGACTTTACCATAATAGAATCCAGAGACTTGATTTTAGTGTTTTCAAGTTCAACCGCTACCTGGAATATTTGGATTTATCTCACAATCAGTTGCAAAAGTTATCCTGCTACCCTGTGGTGGGTGTCAAACATTTAGATCTCTCATTCAATGACTTTGATGCTCTGCCCATCTGTACAGAATTTGGCAACTTGACGCAACTGAATTTCTTGGGATTAACTGCTGCAAAGTTCCAGCCATTAGATCTGCTACCAATTGCTCACTTGCATCTAAATTACATTCTTCTGGATTTAGGAGGTTATTACGTGAAAGAAAATGAGGCAgaaagtcttcaaattctgaacacaaaatcacttcattttgttttccacCCAGAGAGTTTATTTTCTGTCCAAGTGAACATATCAGTTAATACTTTAGGGTGCTTACAGCTGACAAATATTAAATTGAATGATGAGAACTGTCAAGTCTTAATTAACTTTTTATTGGAACTCACTAGAGGTCCAACCCTACTGAACTTCACTCTCAATCACATGGAAACAACTTGGAAATGCTTGGTTAGAGTTTTTCAGTTCCTTTGGCCCAAACCTGTGGAATATCTCAATATTTACAATTTAACAATAGTTGAAAGCATTAATGAAGAAGATTTTGCTTATTCTGAAACAACACTGAAAgcattaaaaatagaacatattaaAAACCAAGTTTTTATCTTCTCACAGACAGCATTGTacacagtgttttctgagatgaACATTATGATGTTAACCATATCAGACACACCTTTTATTCATATGCTTTGTCCTCAAGCACCaagcacatttaaatttttgaactttaccCAGAATGTGTTCACAGATAGTGTTTTTCAAAACTGTTCCACTTTAGTGCAATTGGAGACACTTATCTTgcaaaaaaatggattaaaaaacctTTGTAAAGTATCTCTCATGACAAAGAATATGCCGTCCTTAGAATTCCTGGATGTTAGCTTGAATTCTCTGGAATCTCATAGACTTGAGGAAAATTGCACTTGGATTGAAAGTATAGTGGTATTaaatttatcttcaaatataCTTACTGACTCAGTTTTCAGCTGTTTGCCTCCCAAGGTCAAGGTACTTGATCTTCACAATAACAGAATCATGAACATCCCTAAAGATGTCACCCATCTGGAAGCTTTGCAGGAACTCAACATAGCCTTCAATTCTTTAGCTGACCTTCCCGGATGTGGTACCTTCAGCAGCCTCTCTGTACTGATCATTGACCATAATTCTATTTCCCACCCATCAGCTGATTTCTTCCATAGCTGCCAGAAGATGAAGTCAATACAAGCAGGGAGCAACCCATTCCAATGCACATGTGAGCTCAGAGACTTCATCCAACATATAGGCCAACTACCAAGTGAAGTGGTAGAGGGCTGGCCTGATGCTTATAAGTGTGACTACCCAGAAAGCTATAAGGGAACCCCACTAAAGGACTTCCACGTGTCTCCATTATCCTGTAACACAGGTCTGCTGATTGCCACCATTGGGGTCATGGTGCTGGTGTTAGCTGGTTCTGTGACCTTCCTCTGCCTCTACTTGGATCTGCCCTGGTATCTCAGGATGGTGTGTCAGTGGGCCCAGACTCGGCACAGGACTAGGAACATCCCCTTGGAAGAACTCCAAAGAAATCTCCAGTTCCATGCTTTTATTTCATACAGTGAACATGATTCTGCCTGGGTAAAAAATGAACTAGTACCCTgcctagaaaaagaagatattCGGATCTGTCTCCATGAAAGAAACTTTGTTCCTGGCAAGAGCATTGtggaaaatatcataaattgCATTGAGAAGAGCTACAAGTCCATCTTTGTTTTGTCCCCCAACTTTGTCCAGAGTGAGTGGTGCCATTATGAGCTGTACTTTGCCCACCACAATCTCTTCCATGAAGGGTCTGATAACTTACTCCTGATCTTACTGGAACCCATCCCACCCAATAGCATTCCCAATAAGTATCACAAGCTGAGGGCTCTCATGACACAGCGCACTTACTTGGAATGGCCTGTGGAGAAGAGCAAACAGGGACTTTTTTGGGCTAACATCAGAGCTGCTTTTAATATGAACTTAACGCTAGTCAATGAAAACAATGATGTGAAAACTTAA